The Vidua macroura isolate BioBank_ID:100142 chromosome 2, ASM2450914v1, whole genome shotgun sequence DNA window AGGTTTATAAAAACTATCTGCTACAACATGGATCAAGGTACTACAGAATTACAATACCCCAATCCTTTCTGTTCCCTGCCCTCAACTCCCAAACCTGCActccttctttcctttgctttattcttattaaaagcagaaggaaatttttTCAATCCTAGAGTTTACCAAAGCTTTGTTACAAATATGCCAGGCCAGCTGACCAGAACACAGAGGTGACAGATTAGGTTGGTGTGTATGCCACAAGAAGGAAGCATTTGCAAAGAAAACGCAAATACTGCAagaaataggaatttttttcctaatcctccatgtccttcctcaGCCTAGGACCCACAAAGTGCAAAAACCCACCTTATTCCTTTAGCCCAGACTGCTTTGTTCAGTCTGGTATCAATGCGAACGTCAGGAGTACCCATCTCCTTCATCGCAAATTTACGGATTTCCTTGAGGGCGCGTGGTGCTCGCTTCTTGAAGCCCCTGGGACAAACACAAGAGCCGTTTCTTTAACTTCAGGACACTGTCAGCACTAGACACTTGTTGCATGTGTTCTCCCAACATAAAACTCCCAACAGAAAACAGCTGCACCAGCCTGACTAGACCTTTACCCTGGCAGGCAGATGCTAACTGTAATAGAAACCACTTACACTTAGGTAAAATAATCTCAGTAAAATTTTGCAATCACAAGATCTCCTGCATCTTAAACCTTCATTTTAATGCCAACATGTTTGAATATCTCAGTAACACTGAAGAGATCAGAGGTGTCACAAACACTCTGAATAAAAGCCCTATGAGCAAAGCAGTGCAATAGTAACATAAACGTGACAGAACTGTATTATCAGTATTGAAATAAACAGCAGAAGAACAAAACTGATGTTATTCTGAATATCAGCTTTTGCTGAACAGTACTTGATGGTTACTTTCTTTCACACTACCAGGACTGCACCAACACCACCACCAGAACTGTTTTTTCTCCCAGTATAGCCTGTCTCATGCCCATTATGGCCAGATCCTGTAGGACTGGGCATCCACAGCAGAAGAGCTGCACCATGAGTGTTCTGCCATATATATTATACCCACACTGTGACACGGGGCTGTGCCAGTATGCCTGAGGTCCCACAGTGGGTTGTATTTAGTTATATTATGTGCACACTGCTGTTGATACTTTGCGCTAGAAATGGGAAGTGGGTACTTGATCACAAGTGAGACAAGCACTAAACTTGCTTTTAACTCTAGCATatcaggcaaaaaaagaaaggtggaCAGCAGGACCATCAAGCATTAAAACAGAAGAAGTGCCAATCAACAGGCAAGGCCAGAACATATTATTGCCATTTTAAGAGTACCACTGCCTTCCATTCCCAGCCACGGTTTTACAATGCTCCACTGTCTCATTTCTCTCCTATTCCATGTCAGGCACTGCACCAATTGTTTGGATTTGGATGGTGCCTTCCATGTGCTTGCAGAAATACACAGAATGCAAAGGCACTGCAGCTTCCTCTGAAGCACTTCTCCACTACACAGTTTCATGAAGTTCAGCATCTGGTCAATTAAAAAGCCACTCTTACCTACAAACAACAAATATCCTTTAACACAAATCATATCCCAGTTTACACTTCACACAATTTTGTGATAAACATGAAACCAATAATTGACTACAgcagtatttaatttctaaaacttTCTCAGTGGGCTGAAGTTTAAGCATTTGCTTGGAATGACAACAAAGAATGACAACCTGCACACAGAAGTAAATTGATCTAACTTTAACTTAAGTCCCAGAACACTCACAATCACAGAAACAGGCTTATTCCTGAAAGCCACAAGGCAAGTCTGGGGTTGCACAGGTATAGAGCTGCTGCCTCGGGACACAACAGAGGCACAAGGGACCACAAACACAACACTCTAAGGACAGTCCTTCTCTGCTCTTTAAAACCTACCGAACCCATTTCCAAATGCCACTtcacagaaagcaaatttcGCTGACAAAAAGAACTTACACGCCATGGATGCGCTTGTGAATGTTGATTGTGTATTCCCGAGTTACTACTTCGTTGATGGCAGAGCGCCCCTTCTTCTTCTCGCCGCCTTTCTTTGCGGGAGCCATCTCAGCGAGGCTAAAAGGCACCGTGCACACATCAAACGCAGATCTCGGACCTTCCCCGTCCCGTTCCCTCCCTCCGTCACCAGCCCATTGCAAACCGCACAACTCCCGCATTCAGAAATTTAAACCCAAGCTTCATCAACCCCCGGGGTCG harbors:
- the RPL31 gene encoding 60S ribosomal protein L31; its protein translation is MAPAKKGGEKKKGRSAINEVVTREYTINIHKRIHGVGFKKRAPRALKEIRKFAMKEMGTPDVRIDTRLNKAVWAKGIRNVPYRIRVRLSRKRNEDEDSPNKLYTLVTYVPVTTFKGLQTVNVDEN